In Chrysiogenia bacterium, the following proteins share a genomic window:
- a CDS encoding SDR family oxidoreductase, whose product MLKNQVILITGCSSGIGRALSLELAARGHRVYASARRPEALEDLKSKGIDAVALDVNDGESIKAAVHLIHEDAGRIDMVVNNAGFSLVGPLAEVDLADFRRELETNVVGPVALAQAAIPHMVKQGSGRIVNVGSTVGILPTPFAGAYCASKSAIHMLSEVMRIELAPFGIDVILVAP is encoded by the coding sequence ATGCTCAAGAATCAGGTCATTCTCATCACCGGTTGTTCCTCGGGAATCGGGCGCGCGCTCTCGCTGGAGCTGGCCGCGCGCGGGCACCGGGTCTATGCCAGCGCCCGCAGGCCCGAGGCGCTCGAAGATTTGAAGAGCAAGGGCATCGATGCCGTGGCGCTGGATGTCAACGACGGCGAGTCCATCAAGGCCGCCGTGCACCTCATCCACGAAGACGCAGGCCGCATCGACATGGTGGTCAACAACGCAGGCTTCTCCCTGGTGGGACCGCTCGCCGAGGTCGACCTGGCCGACTTCCGGCGCGAGCTGGAGACCAACGTGGTCGGCCCGGTGGCGCTGGCCCAGGCGGCCATTCCCCATATGGTCAAACAGGGCAGCGGCCGCATCGTCAATGTGGGCAGCACCGTGGGCATCCTGCCCACGCCCTTTGCCGGCGCCTACTGCGCCAGCAAGTCGGCCATTCACATGCTCAGCGAAGTGATGCGCATCGAGCTCGCCCCCTTCGGCATCGACGTCATCCTCGTCGCCCCCG